TTCAATTTCTATTGTAGACATAGGCGGAATTGCTTTGAAAAGAGTTCTATATTTAGTTATCTCTGAATTAACACCTTCTTTTATTCTTTTAAATGCCATAATAATATTATGGTTATTTGTGTTTAAAAAGGTATTGGTGATACTCTTTTTTAAACATTTCTTAACGTAATATATGTATGTTGAGGAAGAAGCATCCAACTTCAGTATCTGGTTATAAAGATAATAAAGAGCTTGGAAAAGATATTGCTAAAATGAGGTATGATAAAATGGTTGAAGTTCTTATTGGTATAGCTGAAGATATTAAAAGACAGCAGGAAACAGATAGAGAAAGAGGGAGAATGAAATTGTCTAATAGTCTCAATGAATTTCATGAAAAATTAATAGATGCTATTGAATCAGGACAAAAAGTATGGGAAATTTGCAAACCTTTCATGAAAGATGAAGAAAGATAAATATATTTTAACAAAATTTAAACAGTTTAAAGATAATGTTAACTTATTTTACATAAAAAGTGTAATAAAAGTTAAATATACATAAGAAGTATTTAACTTATTTTACACAAAGAATGTAATAATAGTTAACTTTAAAAACTATCATGTTCTAAATAATTATATGGAATTAAAGCTAACTAAAGCAGAATTAAAAGTATGTTTTAAAATATATGATTTAAACAAAACACTTTCTGCATCAGAATTAGCTGAAGCTTTAAATATAAAAAAGAGTTTTTTAACTAGAATATTAAAGAAATTATTAGAAAAAGGATTTATTGATATAATAAAAGAAGGAACAAAAAAACTAATATCACAATCAAAAGAACCGCATTCAAAAAAATTAAAAGAATTATATGAATCTATATCTGAAAGTAATATAGAATGGCTTTCAGGTTCTGCATTGGATGTGTTAATAACTTTACAAAATAATAATCTAAAATTTCTTGAGCTGGAAGCAGACTGTTCAAAAAAGCAGATATATAATATATTAAATAAACTTTACTCTGCAGGTGCAATAAACAAAACTGAAAATTTTTATATCTCTAATCAATTAGTATTATCATTTGTAGAAGCTTATGCTTTATTTATGGCTGAAAAAACAGCAGATATAAAAGAGAGAATTAGAAAACATTGTTTTGTTGTATCCAAAAATGAACTTCCTTTAGCTGAAACCGGATTAAGTTTTTTATTAGATCATGGTCTTGAAGCAGTTTTGATAAATAATTACTATTATTTTAATTTAGGCAAGAAGAGTAGAAAAATAGATATAAATGATGCTTTTGTTCATGCAATTCTATTCTCAAAATATCAAATACAAGATAGAACATTACTTGCTCATTTTTATTTAAAAAATCGCAAAAAATTAAATATTATTGAAATAAGGAAATATGCAGAGCAATTAAATCTAAAAACAGAATTAAACAGTACTCTTTTGATTCTATCCAATTATGAAAAATTAAGAGGTATTTAAAATGAAAAAAAGATTTGGAAAAACAGAACTTAATAATTTTTTCAATGAAATTGGAGAGAATCTTCCTGAAAAAACAACAGTTTATTTATTAGGTGGAGGAGCTATGTGTTTTAGAAATCAAAAAAGTACAACAAAAGATTTAGACCTGCTTTTTAAAGATAGTGAATCTTATAACAAATTTATACAAAATTTAGAGAATCTGAATTTTAAAAAACAGAATCTAATTTCAAAAGCATATGTAAATATGGAAGCAAATAGTATTTGGGATCATATTTCTGGATTTAGGCTTGATTTGTTTGTTGGTTCTGTTTGTCATAGATTATTTTTATCTTCTAATATGATACAGCGTTCAAAACTTCTTAAACAATATAGTAATTTATGTGTGTATATTATGTCTAATGAAGATATTATTCTTCTTAAGGCAGTAACTGAACGAATAGATGATACTGCAGATATTGCTTCAATTATTCATTCTGCAGAAATTAATTGGGGAATTATTTTAGAAGAATGCGAGGTTCAGAGTAAAGATAGAGTTTGGTATGGTGAATTATTGAATAAATTTTATGAATTAAAAGAATCATTTGGCATAGATCCACAAATTATCCCAAAAATTGAAGAATTATATCAAAATGCCCTTATCAAAAATAAAATCAATGAATTAAAAGATAAAGGATATTCAAAAAAGCAAATAGAAAATGAGTTAAAAGAGAGAGGATTTACTGATACTGAAATAGAAGGCGCTTTTTAATCACATCAATTTTATAGCAGGTTTCATTGGTAATATTCCTTTTATCAAATTGATTTAAGATTTAATGTATGAGGTCATTCCAGATTTCTTTTATTTGTGAAACTATTTTATCAAATTCTTTTTTGGATCTTAAGGCATAGTGTCCTCCAAAATGATAAAACCCCTTTGTGTTATAATCTTTTGCTTCTAATCCAAAAATAATATTATCAAATAAGCCACTATCATATGCAATTGCTAATGGGGCTAATCCATTAAAGATTAATCCAGAAGTATATGTTAAACGGGGAATTGCATATCTTAATGAATCCATTTCTGGTGAATTTACTAATTTCCAATCTCCATCTTTTTTAACCCATTTTCCATAAACTCTATTCCCTAATCCACATCCTCTTGTTCCGTTTGCAGCACACAATATTGCTTGTAGATATTCTGCGGGGCAATTTTCATTTTTAAGATTTTTTAAAATTTGATTTGCAGGTATATAAATTGCATGTGCACCACCAACATGTGGAAAGTGATAATCAGTTGTCAGTTTTTTTGAAATTCCATAAGTTTGTGCAATTCTATCTAATATTATGTTTTCATCTATTGCTAATCCTAAACCAGAGACTATTTCTATCATTTCTATTCCTGTAAGTCCACAATAAGAGTCAAATCCGTTTCCATAAAAAACAGTTGTTTTTTCTTTTATATCTTTTCTAATCTGATCTATTTTATCTAAAATTAATTTTGAATTTCTATTTAGAAGTATTCCTCCCCCCGAATGAGAATAGATTTTTTTAAAACTCAAAGTTATTACATCAGAATATGAAAGAATTTCTTTTACGATTTCAATTAGTGATTTATTTTCATATCCATTTTCATATATTTTTATTAAAAATGCATTTTCAAAAATTCTACAAGCATCTATCCAAGTTATTAATCCATTTTGTTTTGCAAACTCCGAAGTTTCTTTTATATTTTTCATTGAAACGGGTTGTCCACCGCCCCCATTATCTGTCATTGTTATTAGGATTACTTTTGTTGCATCTTGATTTCCATTATATATTTTTTTTAGTTTATCTAAAGGTATATCTCCTAAAAAAACAGAGTTTGATTTTTTAATTCTTTCAGGAGTTGTTAAAGGAGTGCAACATATTACTTTATTTCCACTTGCACAAATATGTCCTTTTGTTGTATCAAAGGGTCTGTTAGCTAAAATAATACTTTTTTTTGGAATCAAACCAGTATTTATTAAACTAGTTAATAAAAGAAATTCTGCTGATCTTCCTTGTAATGTTGGATGAAATGCAAATTGTTTTCCAAAGATTTCTTTTATAGCTAAATCTAATGTTGTTCTTGCTGGTGATCTTGCATAAGAATACGTTAAGATATCACTAACATGTTCTTTCCAATCAGTTATTATTTCTTTTTGTGTTATATGGGTGGTGGAAGTTCCTGAATCTGTTAATAAATCTACAAATACACTATCTGCTTTAACATTAAATGGGTTAAACCCACCTTTTTTAACTTCTGTTATTATTTTTTCTCCATTTTCTCTTTTCCATAGTTCTATTTGTGTTTTATCTTCAGTAGTTAAATCACAATCTAAGTTATTAATTTTTTCTTCTAAAACAATTTTTATACCTGAAGGATTAGTTAAGATCTCTTTAATTAAGTTGCGTTTAAAATCCATATAATTACCTCTTTTTGTTTGTATAAATTAATAATAATAAGAAATATTTAAAAATGTATCTGAATATCCACTATTAATAACATAAATTTATCTTGTTTTAAATTTTATTTTACATCAATTTTATAGCAGGT
The Candidatus Micrarchaeia archaeon genome window above contains:
- a CDS encoding helix-turn-helix domain-containing protein, producing MELKLTKAELKVCFKIYDLNKTLSASELAEALNIKKSFLTRILKKLLEKGFIDIIKEGTKKLISQSKEPHSKKLKELYESISESNIEWLSGSALDVLITLQNNNLKFLELEADCSKKQIYNILNKLYSAGAINKTENFYISNQLVLSFVEAYALFMAEKTADIKERIRKHCFVVSKNELPLAETGLSFLLDHGLEAVLINNYYYFNLGKKSRKIDINDAFVHAILFSKYQIQDRTLLAHFYLKNRKKLNIIEIRKYAEQLNLKTELNSTLLILSNYEKLRGI
- a CDS encoding DUF6036 family nucleotidyltransferase, translating into MKKRFGKTELNNFFNEIGENLPEKTTVYLLGGGAMCFRNQKSTTKDLDLLFKDSESYNKFIQNLENLNFKKQNLISKAYVNMEANSIWDHISGFRLDLFVGSVCHRLFLSSNMIQRSKLLKQYSNLCVYIMSNEDIILLKAVTERIDDTADIASIIHSAEINWGIILEECEVQSKDRVWYGELLNKFYELKESFGIDPQIIPKIEELYQNALIKNKINELKDKGYSKKQIENELKERGFTDTEIEGAF
- a CDS encoding beta-eliminating lyase-related protein, yielding MDFKRNLIKEILTNPSGIKIVLEEKINNLDCDLTTEDKTQIELWKRENGEKIITEVKKGGFNPFNVKADSVFVDLLTDSGTSTTHITQKEIITDWKEHVSDILTYSYARSPARTTLDLAIKEIFGKQFAFHPTLQGRSAEFLLLTSLINTGLIPKKSIILANRPFDTTKGHICASGNKVICCTPLTTPERIKKSNSVFLGDIPLDKLKKIYNGNQDATKVILITMTDNGGGGQPVSMKNIKETSEFAKQNGLITWIDACRIFENAFLIKIYENGYENKSLIEIVKEILSYSDVITLSFKKIYSHSGGGILLNRNSKLILDKIDQIRKDIKEKTTVFYGNGFDSYCGLTGIEMIEIVSGLGLAIDENIILDRIAQTYGISKKLTTDYHFPHVGGAHAIYIPANQILKNLKNENCPAEYLQAILCAANGTRGCGLGNRVYGKWVKKDGDWKLVNSPEMDSLRYAIPRLTYTSGLIFNGLAPLAIAYDSGLFDNIIFGLEAKDYNTKGFYHFGGHYALRSKKEFDKIVSQIKEIWNDLIH